A single region of the Pseudomonas mandelii genome encodes:
- a CDS encoding lysis system i-spanin subunit Rz has protein sequence MSAFGLIPISYRAIGLVVLLAVLAGGSAALAWHFQDWRYGRQLAEQARLHAEALNRLTLAAATRQQAEQDKRLALEQRLSASEQTHYRALTDAQRDQGRLRDRLATADVRLSVLLDANDAASGCSMSATSGAGGVDHGAARARLDPAHAQRIIAITDAGDSGLIALQACQAYVRAIAR, from the coding sequence ATGTCAGCCTTCGGTCTGATCCCGATTTCTTACCGGGCAATCGGCCTTGTTGTGTTACTGGCAGTGCTGGCCGGCGGCTCGGCGGCGCTGGCCTGGCACTTTCAGGATTGGCGCTATGGCCGTCAACTCGCGGAACAGGCCCGGCTGCACGCTGAGGCGCTGAACCGGCTGACGTTGGCCGCCGCAACCCGGCAACAGGCCGAGCAGGACAAGCGTCTGGCGCTGGAGCAGCGTCTGTCGGCCAGCGAACAAACCCATTACCGAGCGCTTACCGATGCCCAACGTGATCAAGGTCGCCTGCGCGATCGTCTTGCCACTGCTGATGTGCGCTTGTCAGTCCTCCTCGATGCCAATGACGCTGCCTCAGGCTGTTCAATGTCAGCCACCTCCGGCGCCGGCGGCGTGGATCATGGAGCGGCGCGAGCCCGACTTGACCCGGCGCATGCTCAACGAATTATCGCCATCACCGATGCCGGCGACAGCGGACTGATTGCCTTGCAGGCTTGCCAGGCCTATGTCAGAGCCATCGCTCGATAA
- a CDS encoding glycoside hydrolase family 19 protein: MPITEGQLLEIMPNARSQAGVFISALNTAMLRFSINTPKRAAAFLAQVGHESGQLHYVRELGSDQYLSKYDTGTLAARLGNTPALDGDGQKYRGRGLIQITGRDNYLQCSLGLFGDDRLVFVPQLLEQPQWAAESAAWFWEQNGLNELADRDQFNSITRRINGGLNGLQDRLQLWARARAVLCQPSV, encoded by the coding sequence ATGCCTATCACTGAAGGGCAGTTGCTGGAGATCATGCCCAACGCCCGCTCCCAAGCGGGCGTTTTCATTTCCGCTCTCAACACCGCCATGCTTCGTTTCAGCATCAACACCCCAAAACGCGCCGCCGCCTTCCTGGCGCAAGTTGGCCATGAATCTGGACAACTACATTACGTGCGAGAACTCGGCAGCGATCAGTACTTGAGCAAGTACGACACCGGCACGTTGGCCGCACGTTTGGGAAATACGCCTGCGCTGGACGGCGACGGCCAAAAATACCGTGGCCGAGGCCTGATCCAGATCACCGGTCGTGACAACTACCTCCAATGCAGCCTCGGACTGTTCGGCGATGATCGCTTGGTGTTTGTTCCGCAGCTATTGGAACAACCCCAATGGGCCGCCGAATCAGCCGCGTGGTTCTGGGAGCAAAACGGCCTCAATGAACTGGCCGACCGCGATCAGTTCAACAGCATCACCCGGCGCATAAACGGTGGGCTTAACGGTCTGCAAGATCGTCTGCAGCTGTGGGCGCGGGCGAGGGCGGTGCTATGTCAGCCTTCGGTCTGA
- a CDS encoding putidacin L1 family lectin-like bacteriocin, with protein sequence MATLPRYPFTENGSSVLLPLHEMSAGQYLQSPDKRFKMILQPDGNLAIYDGANTVWVAVAGQPYTSGGTKIDNSKIYFYLMYYAFLNDPSRNRMWGTANSTPLNNDIWGAYNRTYLSLQNDGNLVVVDSVPVWASNSAIPISPSIDSVYIAAGTTLEVDRRYVSGGTTLIFQSDGNLVVSNGPLGVLWASWTQNKGATRAVMQEDGNFVIYGVNNTPLWFTGTAGRPGAMAKVQANGSFSIVSEKPVWARFGFTPTILPKRVFNFDNGPWVPIYERPLWTFN encoded by the coding sequence ATGGCTACGCTTCCTCGTTATCCGTTCACTGAGAACGGTAGTTCGGTTCTTTTGCCACTGCATGAGATGAGTGCCGGGCAATATCTTCAGTCACCCGACAAACGTTTTAAGATGATTCTTCAGCCCGACGGTAATCTTGCCATCTACGACGGTGCCAATACTGTCTGGGTGGCTGTCGCTGGTCAACCGTACACGAGTGGCGGGACGAAGATAGATAACTCAAAAATTTATTTCTATCTCATGTATTACGCGTTCCTGAATGATCCTTCGCGCAATCGCATGTGGGGTACGGCAAACAGTACACCGCTCAATAATGATATTTGGGGCGCTTACAACCGCACCTATCTGTCGCTGCAAAATGATGGAAACTTGGTAGTGGTTGACTCGGTTCCCGTCTGGGCGAGCAACTCGGCTATTCCAATAAGCCCCTCCATCGACTCGGTATATATTGCGGCGGGGACAACACTGGAAGTTGATCGGCGTTATGTATCTGGGGGGACCACGCTAATATTTCAATCGGACGGCAATCTGGTGGTTTCGAATGGGCCGCTGGGTGTTCTCTGGGCGAGTTGGACACAAAATAAGGGCGCTACTCGTGCTGTCATGCAAGAGGATGGGAACTTTGTGATTTATGGCGTAAATAATACACCTCTCTGGTTTACCGGCACTGCCGGTCGACCTGGTGCAATGGCAAAAGTCCAAGCGAATGGCAGTTTCTCAATTGTCAGCGAAAAACCTGTCTGGGCTCGATTTGGTTTTACACCGACCATTCTGCCAAAGCGCGTATTCAATTTTGATAACGGGCCATGGGTACCAATTTATGAGCGTCCTCTCTGGACGTTTAATTAA
- a CDS encoding Com family DNA-binding transcriptional regulator: MLSDFRCGKCNRLLAKVDVLYQVQIKCPRCATLNHVKTESLGRSPVSEINAASTAKKQSIDL, encoded by the coding sequence ATGTTGAGCGACTTTCGCTGCGGCAAGTGCAATCGGTTACTCGCAAAAGTAGATGTACTCTATCAAGTACAGATCAAGTGCCCCCGATGTGCCACCTTAAATCATGTGAAGACTGAAAGTCTCGGACGTTCGCCTGTGAGCGAAATCAATGCAGCTTCTACTGCAAAAAAACAATCAATCGACTTATAG
- a CDS encoding phage holin family protein, producing MTNEQQALLDMPIWLVIVLALVGGVSGEMWRADKDGARGWSLLRRLALRSGACVICGVSAIMLLYAAGVSIWAACAFGCLTAMAGADVAIGLYERWAAKRIGVCDVPPNNKNTE from the coding sequence ATGACAAACGAGCAACAAGCGTTGCTGGACATGCCGATCTGGCTCGTCATCGTGCTCGCGCTGGTGGGCGGGGTGTCCGGCGAAATGTGGCGCGCCGACAAGGACGGCGCCCGCGGCTGGTCACTGCTGCGGCGTCTGGCCTTGCGCTCCGGGGCCTGCGTGATCTGCGGGGTCTCGGCCATCATGCTGCTGTATGCCGCCGGCGTGTCGATCTGGGCCGCTTGCGCATTTGGCTGCCTGACGGCGATGGCCGGGGCGGACGTGGCCATTGGTCTTTACGAGCGCTGGGCAGCCAAGCGGATTGGTGTTTGCGACGTGCCGCCCAACAATAAGAATACTGAGTAA
- a CDS encoding tail fiber assembly protein: MNRYACADGMNGKVTALVDAEQAPTPIAPWIFWVDVTGNTEIRVGWKAEQIDDVWTFTEPPYEELLNQALGRTQQFLEEAGRWLMFNPLPYKIDLGIASPSDEALLLAYKQYVVAVSEVKNQPSYPRNINWPVVPW, from the coding sequence ATGAACCGATATGCATGCGCAGACGGGATGAATGGCAAGGTCACCGCACTGGTGGATGCCGAGCAAGCGCCGACTCCCATCGCACCGTGGATTTTCTGGGTTGATGTAACGGGTAACACGGAAATTCGGGTGGGATGGAAGGCAGAGCAAATCGACGATGTCTGGACGTTTACGGAGCCTCCCTACGAAGAGCTGCTCAATCAGGCGCTTGGTCGCACACAGCAATTTCTGGAAGAGGCAGGCCGTTGGCTGATGTTCAATCCTTTGCCATACAAGATTGATCTCGGCATCGCCTCACCGTCGGACGAAGCTTTGCTGTTGGCCTACAAGCAATACGTCGTCGCCGTGAGTGAAGTGAAAAATCAACCGAGCTATCCGCGAAACATCAATTGGCCCGTCGTTCCCTGGTAA
- a CDS encoding tail fiber assembly protein, whose amino-acid sequence MSSNQVDYSYNAVNTDGVWRFNSGFPYPSSPHGEQLRNEKVRRLDNVTASVESLALQFKVDVGVATTAEQTYLLAFKEYCIAFNQVNKQPGFPLTIVWPELP is encoded by the coding sequence TTGTCCAGCAACCAGGTCGACTACTCCTACAACGCCGTGAACACCGACGGTGTATGGCGCTTCAACTCGGGCTTCCCTTATCCAAGCTCGCCGCACGGTGAGCAACTGCGCAATGAAAAGGTCCGGCGACTCGACAATGTCACGGCCAGCGTTGAGTCCCTGGCCTTGCAATTCAAAGTCGACGTGGGCGTGGCCACTACCGCGGAGCAGACTTACCTGCTGGCTTTCAAGGAGTACTGCATCGCTTTCAATCAGGTCAATAAACAGCCTGGCTTTCCGCTGACCATTGTCTGGCCCGAGTTGCCTTGA
- a CDS encoding LexA family transcriptional regulator, whose product MQKRNVSTVLRALLDQHGISPTELHRRTGVPQSTLSRILSGKIVDPSDKHISKIAEYFAVSTDQLRGRADVAAIANTGRDQLHSELKDISLWDDDTPVDDDEVSVPFLREVELAAGSGRFVIEESERSSLRFGKRSLRHNGVQFDQAKCVTVRGNSMLPVLRDGATVGVNAGKCGIGDIIDGDLYAINHNGQLRVKQLYRLPTGIRLRSFNRDEHPDEDYTFQEVQEEQIVILGHVFWWGMYAR is encoded by the coding sequence ATGCAAAAACGCAATGTTTCTACCGTCTTAAGAGCGCTGCTCGATCAGCACGGGATCTCCCCCACGGAGCTTCACCGTCGCACCGGCGTGCCTCAATCCACTCTCTCGCGAATCCTCAGCGGGAAGATCGTCGACCCTTCGGATAAACACATTTCGAAGATCGCCGAGTACTTCGCTGTGAGCACCGATCAGTTGCGCGGGCGCGCGGATGTCGCTGCCATCGCCAATACCGGGCGCGATCAATTGCATTCCGAACTCAAGGACATAAGTCTGTGGGACGACGACACGCCCGTCGATGATGACGAGGTGTCGGTCCCCTTTCTTCGCGAGGTTGAATTGGCTGCTGGATCAGGAAGATTCGTTATCGAAGAAAGCGAACGCTCTAGCCTGCGCTTCGGCAAGCGCAGCTTGCGCCATAACGGTGTGCAATTCGATCAGGCCAAATGCGTGACGGTGCGCGGCAACAGTATGCTGCCGGTGCTGCGCGATGGCGCCACCGTTGGCGTGAATGCGGGCAAGTGCGGGATTGGCGACATCATTGATGGCGACTTGTATGCCATCAATCACAATGGCCAATTGCGGGTGAAACAGCTTTATCGCTTGCCGACCGGTATTCGTCTGCGCAGCTTCAATCGGGATGAACACCCGGACGAGGACTACACTTTTCAGGAAGTCCAGGAAGAGCAAATCGTCATCCTCGGTCACGTCTTCTGGTGGGGCATGTACGCCCGTTAA
- the mutS gene encoding DNA mismatch repair protein MutS, whose product MSDLSSHTPMMQQYWRLKNQHPDQLMFYRMGDFYEIFYEDAKKAAKLLDITLTARGQSAGQAIPMCGIPYHAAEGYLAKLVKLGESVVICEQVGDPATSKGPVDRQVVRIITPGTVSDEALLDERRDNLIAAVLGDERLFGLAVLDITSGNFTVLEIKGWENLLAELERVNPVELMIPDDWPKDLPAEKRRGVRRRAPWDFERDSALKSLCQQFSTQDLKGFGCENLTLAIGAAGCLLSYAKETQRTALPHLRSLRHERLDDTVVLDGASRRNLELDTNLAGGRDNTLQSVVDRCQTAMGSRLLTRWLNRPLRDLTVLLARQTSITCLLDGYRFEKLQPQLKEIGDIERILARIGLRNARPRDLARLRDALGALPELQVAMTELEAPHIIQLAKTTSTYPELAALLEKAIIDNPPAVIRDGGVLKTGYDAELDDLQSLSENAGQFLIDLEAREKARTGLSHLKVGYNRIHGYFIELPSKQAESAPADYIRRQTLKGAERFITPELKAFEDKALSAKSRALAREKMLYEALLEDLIAQLPPLQDTAAALAELDVLSNLAERALNLDLNCPRFVDEPCMRISQGRHPVVEQVLTTPFVANDLSLDDNTRMLVITGPNMGGKSTYMRQTALIVLLAHIGSFVPAASCELSLVDRIFTRIGSSDDLAGGRSTFMVEMSETANILHNATERSLVLMDEVGRGTSTFDGLSLAWAAAERLAHLRAYTLFATHYFELTVLPEAQPLVANVHLNATEHNERIVFLHHVLPGPASQSYGLAVAQLAGVPSEVIVRAREHLGRLEATALPHEVPKLARGKPAAPQQSDMFASLPHPVLDELAKLDLDDMTPRRALEMLYTLKTRI is encoded by the coding sequence CTGTCCGATCTGTCCTCCCACACGCCAATGATGCAGCAATACTGGCGCCTGAAGAACCAGCACCCCGACCAGCTGATGTTCTACCGCATGGGCGACTTCTACGAGATCTTCTATGAAGACGCGAAGAAGGCCGCCAAGTTGCTGGACATCACCCTGACAGCCCGTGGGCAGTCGGCCGGTCAGGCGATTCCGATGTGTGGGATTCCTTACCACGCCGCCGAAGGCTACCTGGCGAAACTGGTGAAGCTCGGCGAATCGGTGGTGATCTGTGAACAGGTCGGCGATCCGGCCACCAGCAAGGGGCCGGTGGATCGTCAGGTGGTGCGGATCATCACGCCGGGCACGGTCAGTGATGAAGCGCTGCTGGATGAGCGTCGGGACAACCTGATCGCGGCGGTGTTGGGTGACGAACGTCTGTTCGGTCTGGCGGTGCTGGACATCACCAGCGGCAACTTCACCGTGCTGGAAATAAAGGGCTGGGAAAACCTGCTGGCGGAGCTGGAGCGGGTCAATCCGGTGGAGCTGATGATTCCCGATGACTGGCCAAAGGACCTGCCGGCGGAAAAACGTCGCGGGGTTCGTCGCCGTGCGCCGTGGGATTTCGAACGCGACTCGGCACTGAAAAGCCTTTGCCAGCAATTCTCCACCCAGGACCTGAAAGGCTTCGGTTGCGAGAACCTGACCCTGGCCATCGGCGCCGCCGGTTGCCTGCTCAGCTACGCCAAGGAAACCCAGCGCACCGCCCTGCCCCATTTGCGCAGCCTGCGCCATGAACGCCTGGATGACACCGTGGTGCTGGACGGCGCGAGCCGTCGCAACCTGGAACTGGACACCAACCTGGCCGGAGGCCGCGACAACACGTTGCAGTCGGTGGTAGACCGCTGCCAGACCGCCATGGGCAGCCGCCTGCTGACCCGTTGGCTGAACCGTCCGCTGCGGGATCTGACCGTATTGCTGGCGCGACAGACCTCGATCACCTGCCTGCTCGACGGTTACCGTTTCGAAAAACTGCAACCGCAGCTCAAGGAAATCGGTGACATCGAGCGGATTCTGGCGCGGATCGGCCTGCGCAATGCCCGTCCTCGCGACTTGGCTCGCCTGCGCGATGCGCTCGGTGCATTGCCAGAATTGCAAGTGGCGATGACTGAACTGGAAGCGCCGCACATCATTCAACTGGCGAAGACCACCAGCACCTACCCGGAACTTGCGGCGCTGTTGGAAAAAGCCATCATCGACAACCCGCCGGCGGTGATCCGTGACGGCGGTGTGTTGAAGACCGGTTACGACGCCGAGTTGGACGACTTGCAATCGCTCAGCGAAAACGCCGGGCAGTTCCTGATCGACCTGGAAGCACGGGAGAAGGCTCGCACCGGCCTGTCGCACCTGAAGGTCGGCTACAACCGCATTCACGGTTACTTCATCGAGTTGCCGAGCAAGCAGGCTGAATCGGCACCGGCCGACTACATCCGCCGCCAGACGCTCAAAGGTGCCGAGCGATTCATCACGCCGGAACTGAAAGCGTTCGAGGACAAGGCGTTGTCAGCCAAGAGCCGCGCCCTGGCCCGCGAGAAGATGCTGTACGAAGCGCTGCTCGAAGACCTGATCGCCCAATTGCCGCCGTTGCAAGACACCGCCGCGGCACTGGCCGAGCTGGACGTGCTGAGCAACCTTGCCGAACGTGCGCTGAACCTCGACCTGAACTGCCCGCGCTTCGTTGACGAGCCGTGCATGCGCATCTCCCAGGGTCGCCACCCGGTGGTCGAGCAAGTGCTGACCACGCCGTTCGTGGCCAACGACCTGAGCCTCGACGACAACACGCGCATGCTGGTGATCACCGGTCCGAACATGGGCGGTAAATCCACCTACATGCGCCAGACCGCGTTGATCGTGCTGCTGGCGCACATTGGCAGTTTCGTGCCGGCAGCCAGTTGCGAATTGTCTCTGGTGGACCGGATCTTCACCCGGATCGGTTCCAGCGATGACCTGGCGGGCGGGCGATCGACTTTCATGGTCGAAATGAGCGAAACCGCGAACATTCTGCACAACGCCACCGAACGTAGCCTGGTACTGATGGACGAAGTCGGCCGCGGCACCAGCACCTTCGATGGCCTGTCCCTGGCCTGGGCTGCCGCCGAACGTCTGGCGCATCTGCGGGCTTACACGCTGTTTGCCACCCACTACTTTGAGCTGACGGTGTTACCGGAAGCCCAGCCGCTGGTGGCCAACGTTCACCTTAATGCCACCGAGCACAACGAGCGCATCGTGTTCCTGCACCACGTGCTGCCCGGGCCAGCCAGCCAGAGCTACGGCCTGGCAGTTGCGCAGTTGGCCGGTGTGCCGAGTGAAGTGATCGTGCGTGCTCGCGAGCACCTGGGCCGACTGGAAGCGACTGCCCTGCCCCATGAAGTTCCGAAACTAGCCAGAGGCAAACCGGCCGCGCCGCAGCAGAGCGATATGTTCGCCAGCCTGCCGCATCCGGTGCTGGATGAACTGGCCAAACTGGATCTGGATGACATGACACCGCGTCGCGCGTTAGAAATGCTCTATACACTAAAGACACGGATCTAA
- the fdxA gene encoding ferredoxin FdxA, which translates to MTFVVTDNCIKCKYTDCVEVCPVDCFYEGPNFLVIHPDECIDCALCEPECPAVAIFSEDEVPEDMQQFIQLNVELAEIWPNITEKKESLPDAEEWDGVKGKIKDLER; encoded by the coding sequence ATGACCTTCGTCGTCACCGACAACTGCATCAAGTGCAAGTACACCGACTGCGTAGAAGTCTGTCCGGTGGACTGCTTTTACGAAGGCCCGAACTTCCTGGTGATTCACCCGGATGAGTGCATCGACTGCGCATTGTGCGAACCAGAATGCCCTGCCGTGGCCATCTTCTCTGAAGATGAAGTCCCGGAAGACATGCAGCAGTTCATTCAGCTGAACGTTGAGTTGGCCGAAATCTGGCCCAACATCACCGAGAAGAAAGAATCGCTGCCCGACGCTGAAGAGTGGGATGGCGTCAAAGGCAAGATCAAAGACCTCGAACGCTGA
- the rpoS gene encoding RNA polymerase sigma factor RpoS — translation MALSKEVPEFDIDDEVLLMETGIATDSMSNDEGAAPPSVRAKSKHSASLKQHKYIDYTRALDATQLYLNEIGFSPLLSPEEEVHFARLSQSGDPAGRKRMIESNLRLVVKIARRYVNRGLSLLDLIEEGNLGLIRAVEKFDPERGFRFSTYATWWIRQTIERAIMNQTRTIRLPIHVVKELNVYLRAARELTQKLDHEPSPEEIANLLEKPVAEVKRMLGLNERVSSVDVSLGPDSDKTLLDTLTDDRPTDPCELLQDDDLSQSIDQWLSELTDKQREVVVRRFGLRGHESSTLEDVGLEIGLTRERVRQIQVEGLKRLREILEKNGLSSESLFQ, via the coding sequence ATGGCTCTCAGTAAAGAAGTGCCGGAGTTTGACATCGACGATGAGGTTCTCCTTATGGAGACCGGCATCGCTACGGATTCGATGTCGAATGATGAAGGGGCTGCTCCACCTTCCGTTCGTGCCAAATCCAAACACTCCGCTTCGCTAAAGCAACACAAGTACATCGACTACACGCGGGCACTTGATGCCACGCAGCTGTACCTCAACGAAATCGGCTTTTCCCCGCTGCTCTCCCCGGAAGAAGAAGTTCATTTTGCGCGTCTGTCGCAAAGTGGTGATCCGGCCGGGCGCAAACGCATGATTGAAAGCAACCTGCGGCTGGTGGTGAAAATCGCCCGGCGTTACGTCAATCGTGGGTTGTCGCTGCTGGACCTGATCGAAGAGGGCAACCTCGGACTGATCCGGGCAGTGGAGAAATTCGATCCTGAGCGCGGCTTCCGCTTTTCAACCTACGCAACCTGGTGGATTCGTCAGACCATCGAGCGCGCAATCATGAATCAGACCCGGACCATCCGGTTGCCGATCCATGTGGTCAAAGAGCTCAACGTGTACCTGCGGGCTGCACGAGAGCTGACCCAAAAACTCGATCACGAACCCTCACCCGAAGAAATCGCCAACCTGCTGGAAAAACCAGTGGCAGAGGTCAAGCGCATGCTTGGCTTGAACGAGCGGGTTTCTTCGGTCGACGTCTCGCTGGGTCCGGATTCGGATAAAACCCTGCTGGACACCCTTACAGATGACCGACCAACCGATCCATGTGAGCTGTTGCAGGATGACGACCTGTCCCAGAGCATCGATCAATGGCTTTCGGAACTGACCGACAAGCAACGCGAAGTGGTGGTACGCCGCTTCGGCCTGCGCGGTCACGAGAGCAGCACACTTGAAGACGTGGGCCTGGAGATCGGCCTGACCCGGGAACGGGTCAGACAGATTCAGGTGGAAGGCCTGAAACGTCTTCGGGAGATTCTCGAGAAGAACGGCCTGTCGAGCGAGTCGCTGTTTCAGTAA
- a CDS encoding peptidoglycan DD-metalloendopeptidase family protein yields MSLTVIAQRMGTKSFQRLVTGLVLSTLLVGCSSSKTSDVRVVDRNKSVAQRPAVTTGQYVVRPKDTLFSIAFRYGWDYKALAARNNIPTPYTIHPGQTIRFDGRTGSTSAPVASATDSTPSSSLKTTVIRRQPNGATTSTAVVAPSVASKPTPAPMPPAGPAPTGWGWPSNGILIGKFSSNGSLNKGIDIAGDLGQPVLAASDGTVVYAGSGLRGYGELVIIKHSDTYVSAYGHNRRLLVREGQQVKVGQTIAEMGSTGTDRVKLHFEIRRQGKPVDPLQFLPRR; encoded by the coding sequence GTGAGTCTCACAGTCATTGCGCAGCGTATGGGTACAAAGAGCTTTCAGCGCCTGGTGACTGGCCTCGTCTTGAGCACCTTGCTGGTCGGTTGCTCCAGTTCCAAAACGAGTGACGTGCGTGTCGTCGATCGCAACAAGTCCGTCGCCCAGCGTCCGGCGGTGACCACGGGTCAATACGTCGTTCGACCAAAAGATACGTTGTTCTCGATCGCTTTTCGCTACGGCTGGGACTACAAAGCCCTCGCCGCACGGAACAATATTCCTACGCCGTATACGATCCATCCGGGTCAGACAATTCGCTTTGACGGTCGCACCGGATCAACGTCGGCGCCGGTAGCCAGTGCTACCGATTCAACGCCTTCGTCGTCGCTGAAAACCACGGTAATCCGGCGCCAGCCAAATGGCGCAACCACCAGCACAGCGGTGGTTGCACCGTCCGTCGCCAGCAAGCCGACCCCCGCTCCGATGCCTCCTGCCGGCCCGGCCCCGACCGGCTGGGGATGGCCATCTAATGGCATTCTGATTGGAAAGTTCTCCTCAAACGGTAGTTTGAATAAAGGAATTGATATCGCCGGGGATTTGGGACAGCCTGTTTTAGCTGCGTCTGATGGGACGGTGGTATACGCCGGGAGTGGCTTAAGGGGCTACGGCGAATTAGTCATCATCAAACACAGCGACACCTACGTCAGTGCCTACGGACATAACCGCAGGCTGTTGGTTCGGGAGGGGCAGCAGGTCAAGGTCGGACAGACAATTGCCGAAATGGGGTCAACGGGTACAGACCGGGTGAAACTGCATTTTGAGATTCGCCGACAAGGTAAACCTGTAGATCCACTGCAGTTCCTGCCACGTCGTTGA
- a CDS encoding protein-L-isoaspartate(D-aspartate) O-methyltransferase, with amino-acid sequence MTSQRTRERLIQRLYEEGVSNAKVLEVIRRTPRHLFVDEALAHRAYEDTALPIGHNQTISQPYMVARMSELLLEAGPLDKVMEIGTGSGYQTAVLSQLVERVFSVERIKVLQDRAKERLVELNLRNVVFRWGDGWEGWPALAPYNGIIVTAVATDVPQALLDQLAPGGRLVIPVGSGEVQQLMLIIREEQGFSRRVLGSVRFVPLLNGPLA; translated from the coding sequence ATGACCTCGCAACGAACCCGCGAGCGCCTGATTCAGCGTCTGTATGAGGAAGGGGTTTCCAACGCCAAGGTGCTGGAAGTCATCCGTCGTACACCGCGTCACCTGTTCGTCGACGAAGCGCTGGCTCATCGCGCCTACGAAGACACGGCCCTGCCGATCGGACACAACCAGACCATCTCCCAGCCTTATATGGTGGCGCGCATGAGCGAGCTGCTGCTGGAGGCCGGTCCCTTGGACAAGGTGATGGAAATCGGTACCGGCTCGGGCTACCAGACGGCGGTGCTGTCGCAGCTGGTTGAACGGGTGTTCTCCGTGGAGCGCATCAAGGTGTTGCAGGACCGGGCCAAGGAACGCCTGGTGGAGCTGAATCTGCGCAACGTGGTGTTCCGCTGGGGCGATGGTTGGGAAGGCTGGCCGGCACTGGCGCCATACAACGGCATTATCGTGACCGCAGTGGCGACTGATGTACCCCAGGCGTTGCTGGATCAATTGGCGCCTGGCGGGCGGCTGGTGATTCCTGTCGGCTCCGGTGAGGTGCAGCAACTGATGCTGATCATCCGCGAAGAACAAGGCTTTTCACGTCGTGTTCTGGGGTCGGTTCGCTTCGTGCCACTGCTCAACGGGCCGCTGGCCTGA
- the surE gene encoding 5'/3'-nucleotidase SurE, with amino-acid sequence MRILISNDDGVAAPGLAALYAALADYTECVVIAPDQDKSGASSSLTLDRPLHPQTLANGFISLNGTPTDCVHLGLNGLLEREPDMVVSGINLGANLGDDVLYSGTVAAALEGRFLERPSFAFSLVSRQVENLPTAAYFARKLVEAHADLDLPPRTVLSVNIPNLPLDHIRGIQLTRLGHRARAAAPMKVVDPRGKSGYWIAAAGDAEDGGPGTDFHAVMQGFVSITPLQLDRTFNDAFRSLDGWLEGLR; translated from the coding sequence ATGCGTATTCTGATTTCTAACGACGATGGGGTAGCCGCACCCGGTCTCGCCGCGCTTTATGCTGCGCTGGCGGATTACACCGAGTGCGTGGTTATCGCCCCGGACCAGGACAAAAGCGGCGCCAGCAGTTCGCTGACGCTCGACCGTCCGTTGCACCCGCAAACCCTGGCCAACGGCTTTATCAGCCTGAACGGCACACCCACCGATTGCGTGCACCTGGGCCTTAACGGCTTGCTGGAGCGCGAACCGGACATGGTGGTTTCCGGCATCAACCTGGGCGCCAACCTGGGCGACGACGTGCTGTATTCCGGCACCGTTGCGGCGGCACTCGAGGGGCGTTTCCTTGAGCGTCCTTCGTTCGCCTTTTCGTTGGTCTCACGGCAAGTGGAGAACCTTCCCACGGCCGCTTACTTTGCGCGCAAACTGGTCGAGGCCCACGCTGACCTCGACTTGCCACCGCGTACGGTACTGAGCGTGAATATTCCCAATTTGCCGCTGGACCACATTCGCGGTATTCAGCTGACCCGCCTCGGGCACCGCGCACGTGCTGCGGCACCGATGAAAGTGGTCGACCCGCGCGGCAAGTCCGGTTACTGGATCGCCGCCGCCGGGGACGCCGAGGATGGTGGCCCGGGCACCGACTTTCATGCGGTGATGCAGGGCTTTGTCTCGATTACTCCGCTGCAACTGGATCGCACCTTCAATGATGCCTTCAGAAGTCTCGATGGCTGGTTGGAGGGGTTGCGCTAA